The following coding sequences lie in one Xanthomonas hortorum pv. pelargonii genomic window:
- a CDS encoding IS1595 family transposase, which translates to MSINAVQFQAGLSMPEFFASYGTEAKCYRALYKWRWPQGFRCPVCAGRVRSRFKRGAAIYYQCSACRHQTSLIAGTMFEGTKLPLRTWMLALHLLTSTKTNMAALELMRHLGVNYKTAWRMKHKIMQVMAERESMRKLAGFVQIDDAYLGGERNGGKAGRGSENKQAFLIAVQTDATFTAPRFVVIEPVRSFDNTSLQDWIARRLAPECEVYTDGLACFRRLEDAGHAHTTLDTGGGRAATETAGARWLNVVLGNLKRAISGVYHAIAQGKYARRYLGEAAYRFNRRFRLREMLPRLATAMMQSTPCPEPVLRAASNFHG; encoded by the coding sequence ATGAGTATCAATGCCGTGCAGTTCCAAGCGGGATTGTCGATGCCTGAGTTCTTCGCGTCCTACGGCACCGAAGCCAAGTGCTATCGCGCGCTTTACAAGTGGCGCTGGCCGCAAGGCTTTCGTTGCCCTGTTTGTGCCGGACGCGTGCGCTCGCGTTTCAAGCGGGGTGCTGCGATCTACTACCAATGCAGCGCGTGCCGGCATCAGACCAGCCTGATTGCAGGCACGATGTTCGAAGGCACCAAGCTGCCGCTGCGCACCTGGATGCTGGCGTTGCACCTGCTGACCTCGACCAAAACCAACATGGCCGCGCTGGAGTTGATGCGGCATCTGGGCGTCAACTACAAGACGGCCTGGCGGATGAAACACAAGATCATGCAGGTTATGGCCGAGCGCGAATCCATGCGGAAACTGGCGGGTTTCGTGCAGATCGACGATGCCTATCTCGGCGGCGAGCGTAACGGTGGCAAGGCCGGACGCGGATCGGAGAACAAACAAGCGTTCCTGATTGCGGTGCAGACCGATGCCACCTTCACCGCGCCGCGCTTTGTGGTGATCGAGCCGGTGCGCAGCTTCGATAACACCTCGCTGCAGGACTGGATTGCCCGTCGCTTGGCGCCCGAATGCGAGGTCTACACCGATGGGCTGGCCTGCTTCCGCCGGCTAGAAGACGCCGGCCACGCGCACACCACGCTGGACACTGGCGGTGGTCGTGCCGCGACCGAAACGGCCGGTGCACGTTGGCTCAACGTGGTGCTGGGCAATCTCAAGCGCGCCATCAGTGGCGTGTATCACGCCATCGCGCAAGGCAAATACGCAAGGCGTTACCTGGGAGAAGCGGCCTATCGTTTTAATCGTCGATTCCGCTTGCGCGAGATGCTGCCACGACTTGCCACGGCCATGATGCAATCCACACCATGCCCAGAGCCGGTTTTACGTGCAGCGAGCAATTTTCATGGCTGA
- a CDS encoding IS5 family transposase: MQLTFGDAEGLGKRKQTRREIFLAEMEQVVPWQHLLGLIAPHYPVSGRPGRQPYALATMLRIHLLQQWYALSDPAMEEALHEIPILRRFAQLGGLDNVPDETTILNFRRLLETHGLAARMLDAVNAHLARKGQSLRSGTIVDATLIAAPSSTKNADHARDPEMHQTRKGNQWYFGMKAHIGVDEFSGLVHHVHCTAANVADVTVTHALLHGKEDSVFGDSGYTGADKREELQTCKAAFFIAAKRSTLQAIGNKRERAREERWEHFKASVCAKVEHPFRVIKRQFGYTKVRYRGLAKNTAHVLTLFALSNLWMKRKQLLPAMGSVRL, translated from the coding sequence ATGCAACTGACGTTCGGTGACGCTGAAGGCCTGGGCAAGCGCAAGCAGACTCGCCGGGAGATCTTTCTGGCCGAGATGGAGCAGGTGGTTCCGTGGCAACACTTGCTCGGTCTGATCGCGCCGCACTATCCGGTGTCGGGGCGCCCAGGTCGGCAGCCATACGCACTGGCGACGATGTTGCGGATTCATCTGCTGCAGCAGTGGTATGCGTTGAGCGATCCGGCGATGGAAGAAGCGTTGCACGAGATCCCGATCTTGCGGAGGTTTGCCCAGCTCGGTGGCTTGGACAACGTTCCGGACGAGACCACGATTCTCAACTTTCGCCGCCTGCTGGAGACCCATGGCCTTGCCGCGCGGATGCTGGACGCGGTCAACGCGCATCTGGCGCGCAAGGGCCAGAGCCTGCGGTCGGGCACGATCGTCGATGCAACGCTGATCGCTGCGCCCAGTTCGACCAAGAACGCCGATCACGCGCGCGACCCTGAAATGCATCAGACCAGGAAGGGCAATCAGTGGTATTTCGGGATGAAGGCGCACATCGGCGTGGATGAATTTTCCGGGCTGGTGCACCACGTCCATTGCACAGCCGCCAATGTCGCCGACGTCACGGTGACGCACGCATTACTGCATGGCAAAGAAGACAGCGTGTTCGGCGACAGCGGCTACACCGGTGCGGACAAACGCGAAGAACTGCAGACCTGCAAGGCTGCATTTTTCATTGCCGCCAAGCGTTCGACGCTGCAAGCCATCGGCAACAAACGCGAGCGTGCTCGGGAAGAGCGTTGGGAACACTTCAAGGCCAGCGTGTGCGCGAAGGTGGAGCATCCATTCCGGGTGATCAAGCGCCAGTTCGGCTACACCAAGGTCCGCTATCGCGGCCTGGCCAAGAACACGGCACACGTGCTGACCTTGTTTGCGCTGTCAAACCTGTGGATGAAGCGAAAGCAGTTACTGCCTGCTATGGGGAGCGTGCGCCTGTGA